A genome region from Bradyrhizobium commune includes the following:
- a CDS encoding DUF72 domain-containing protein: MAKAKTASKKSGNIFIGIGGWTFEPWRGVFYPEKLTQAKELSYAASKLTSIEINGTYYGSQKPESFRKWAAEVPESFVFSVKGPRFATNRRVLAEAGDSIKRFYDSGVLELGDHLGPVLWQFAPTKKFDGADFGKFLELLPRKVDGRALRHVVEVRHDSFCTPDFVTLIRDFETPVVFAEHGKYPAIADVAGDFVYARLQKGNDEIKTCYPPKELDAWSKRFQAWAEGSEPDDLPKVDKAKPKKEPRDVFAYVIHEGKVRAPHGAMELIARVT; encoded by the coding sequence GTGGCCAAAGCAAAAACCGCGTCAAAAAAATCCGGCAACATCTTCATCGGCATCGGCGGCTGGACGTTCGAGCCCTGGCGCGGCGTGTTCTATCCGGAGAAGCTGACGCAGGCCAAGGAGCTGTCCTACGCGGCCTCGAAGCTGACCTCGATCGAGATCAACGGCACCTATTACGGTTCGCAGAAGCCCGAGAGCTTTCGCAAATGGGCAGCCGAAGTGCCGGAGAGCTTTGTGTTCTCGGTCAAGGGGCCGCGTTTCGCCACAAACCGCCGCGTGCTGGCGGAGGCCGGCGATTCCATCAAGCGGTTCTATGATTCCGGCGTGCTGGAACTCGGTGATCACCTTGGCCCGGTGCTGTGGCAGTTCGCGCCGACCAAGAAATTCGACGGCGCCGATTTCGGCAAGTTTTTGGAGCTTCTGCCGCGCAAGGTCGACGGCCGCGCGCTGCGGCATGTGGTGGAAGTGCGCCACGACAGCTTCTGCACGCCGGACTTCGTCACGCTGATCCGCGACTTCGAGACGCCTGTCGTGTTCGCCGAGCACGGCAAATATCCGGCGATCGCCGACGTTGCCGGCGATTTCGTCTATGCCCGGCTCCAGAAGGGCAATGACGAGATCAAGACCTGCTATCCGCCGAAGGAGCTCGATGCCTGGAGCAAGCGGTTCCAGGCCTGGGCCGAGGGCAGTGAGCCCGACGACCTGCCGAAGGTCGACAAGGCCAAGCCGAAGAAGGAGCCGCGCGACGTGTTCGCCTACGTCATTCACGAGGGCAAGGTGCGCGCACCGCACGGCGCCATGGAGCTGATCGCGCGGGTGACGTGA